A window of the Thalassospira indica genome harbors these coding sequences:
- the edd gene encoding phosphogluconate dehydratase, protein MKREIEQITKRIIERSKPTREAYLAKIEAAASDRPHRSALSCGNLAHASAGCGAAEKQRINGEDGANLGIVTSYNDMLSAHQPLGVYPDRIKKAVFEAGGTAQVAGGVPAMCDGVTQGRPGMELSLFSRDVIAMSTAVSLSHDVFDAALYLGVCDKIVPGLVMGALSYGHIPAVFVPAGPMPSGLPNDEKARVRQLYAQGKVGRKELLEAETASYHSPGTCTFYGTANSNQMLMEVMGLHLPGAAFVNPNTDLRDALTEEAARRALAITKLGNDYRPIGKILDEKAFVNGIVGLLATGGSTNHTLHLPAMARAAGIELRWDDFDELSRIVPLLCRVYPNGQADVNHFHAAGGMGFVISDLLKNGILHPDLETIHTGGMAAYGTEPYLDNGKLSWRDAPEISQDEDILRPTEKAFSADGGLRMLSGNLGRSVIKVSAVKPENRVIEAPAAVFTSQEEMMEAFKEGKLHRDVVCVVRFQGPKANGMPELHKLTPPLGVLQDLGYKVALVTDGRMSGASGKVPAAIHVTPEGMMNGPIAKVKDGDIIRVDAESGQLLLNVTDAELAKRDFATFDNKAEHQDGFGREMFGVFRDHVGLAELGASAAFPGEAEVA, encoded by the coding sequence ATGAAACGTGAAATAGAACAGATTACCAAACGCATTATCGAGCGTTCCAAACCAACCCGCGAAGCATATCTTGCCAAGATCGAGGCAGCGGCATCTGATCGCCCGCATCGTTCCGCCCTTTCATGTGGCAACCTTGCCCATGCCTCGGCTGGGTGTGGCGCAGCAGAAAAGCAGCGCATCAACGGCGAAGACGGTGCAAACCTTGGCATCGTCACGTCCTATAACGATATGCTGTCGGCCCATCAGCCGTTGGGCGTTTATCCTGACCGCATCAAAAAGGCCGTGTTTGAAGCGGGCGGCACCGCACAGGTTGCTGGTGGTGTTCCGGCGATGTGTGATGGCGTGACGCAAGGCCGTCCGGGTATGGAACTGTCGCTTTTCTCACGCGATGTCATTGCCATGTCGACGGCTGTGTCGCTGTCGCATGATGTGTTTGATGCTGCCCTTTATCTTGGTGTCTGCGATAAAATCGTTCCGGGTCTTGTCATGGGCGCGCTTTCCTATGGCCATATTCCGGCGGTGTTTGTGCCGGCCGGTCCGATGCCATCGGGGCTTCCCAACGATGAAAAGGCCCGTGTGCGTCAGCTTTATGCCCAGGGCAAGGTTGGCCGCAAGGAACTGCTTGAGGCCGAAACCGCGTCCTATCACAGCCCCGGTACCTGCACCTTCTATGGCACTGCAAACTCCAACCAGATGCTGATGGAAGTCATGGGCTTGCATCTGCCGGGGGCGGCCTTCGTTAACCCCAACACCGATCTGCGTGATGCGTTGACCGAAGAAGCCGCACGTCGTGCGCTTGCCATCACCAAGCTTGGCAATGACTATCGCCCGATTGGCAAAATCCTTGATGAAAAGGCATTTGTGAACGGGATTGTCGGGTTGCTCGCCACCGGCGGCTCGACCAACCATACCCTGCATCTTCCGGCCATGGCGCGTGCAGCCGGGATCGAGCTTCGCTGGGATGATTTCGATGAACTTTCGCGCATTGTGCCGTTGCTCTGCCGTGTTTATCCGAACGGGCAGGCCGATGTGAACCACTTCCATGCGGCTGGTGGCATGGGCTTTGTGATTTCCGATCTGCTCAAGAACGGTATTTTGCACCCGGATCTTGAAACGATTCACACCGGTGGCATGGCGGCCTATGGCACCGAGCCGTATCTTGATAATGGCAAGCTTTCCTGGCGTGATGCGCCGGAAATCAGTCAGGACGAAGACATCCTGCGTCCGACCGAAAAGGCATTCAGTGCCGACGGTGGTTTGCGGATGCTTTCGGGCAATCTTGGCCGTTCTGTCATCAAGGTTTCCGCCGTTAAGCCGGAAAACCGTGTGATCGAAGCGCCGGCAGCGGTATTCACATCCCAGGAAGAAATGATGGAGGCCTTCAAGGAAGGTAAACTGCATCGTGACGTCGTCTGTGTTGTCCGCTTCCAGGGCCCCAAAGCCAACGGTATGCCTGAACTGCACAAACTGACCCCGCCGCTGGGTGTGCTGCAAGACCTTGGCTACAAAGTCGCCCTTGTGACCGATGGCCGCATGTCGGGCGCATCGGGCAAGGTTCCGGCCGCCATTCACGTTACCCCAGAAGGCATGATGAACGGCCCGATCGCCAAGGTGAAAGACGGCGATATTATTCGTGTTGACGCCGAAAGCGGCCAGCTGTTGCTGAACGTCACCGACGCAGAACTGGCCAAACGTGATTTCGCGACCTTTGACAATAAGGCCGAACATCAGGATGGCTTTGGCCGCGAGATGTTTGGCGTCTTCCGCGACCATGTTGGTCTGGCCGAACTTGGCGCCTCTGCTGCCTTCCCGGGGGAGGCTGAAGTCGCGTAA
- the zwf gene encoding glucose-6-phosphate dehydrogenase: MKQRQRLKHRIADIVIFGGTGDLALRKLFPALYEMERTGRFDDETRIFGASRSEHSDEDFRAKLEEAGKKFIPKGEFEPETWAKFASRIAYVQVSAGDESGFKVLYEKLSDQPDRDRVFYFSTSPSLFADMAFNLKKAGLVTPNSRVVLEKPLGHDLDSCREINGQIGEVFEENQIFRIDHYLGKETVQNLMILRFANAMFEPLWNSAHIDHVQITVGEEVGVEGRWSYYDDAGAMRDMVQNHMLQLLCLVAMEPPYVLDQDAVRDEKVKVLKALQPINDSNIDSSTVRGQYRKGAVGGKEVPGYLEEEGANTDSTTETFVAIRAELDNWRWSGVPFYLRTGKRLPKRHSEIVIQFRDVPHQIFPLAKSMTNYQANKLVLRLQPDDGIHLVLNNKNPGPGLVRLRPTALNLSFAEAFGGRSPDAYERLLLDAIDGNNTLFVRRDEQDIAWQWVDAIQDAWQNNHITPKGYTAGTWGPSAAIALIERDGRTWNEEAGF, translated from the coding sequence ATGAAACAAAGGCAAAGGCTTAAGCATCGTATCGCGGATATCGTGATTTTCGGTGGGACCGGAGATCTGGCGTTACGTAAACTTTTTCCCGCACTGTATGAAATGGAACGCACCGGGCGTTTCGATGATGAGACCCGAATCTTTGGCGCATCGCGCAGCGAACATAGCGACGAAGATTTCCGGGCCAAGCTGGAAGAAGCCGGGAAGAAATTCATTCCCAAAGGCGAATTCGAACCCGAGACGTGGGCGAAGTTCGCCAGCCGCATTGCCTATGTGCAGGTTTCTGCCGGCGATGAAAGCGGGTTCAAGGTCCTGTATGAAAAGCTGTCCGATCAGCCTGATCGTGACCGCGTCTTTTATTTTTCGACCAGTCCGTCGCTGTTTGCCGACATGGCCTTTAATCTGAAAAAGGCCGGTCTGGTAACGCCGAATTCCCGTGTCGTGCTTGAAAAGCCGCTGGGCCATGATCTGGACAGTTGCCGCGAAATCAACGGCCAGATCGGTGAAGTGTTCGAGGAAAACCAGATTTTCCGTATCGACCACTATCTTGGCAAGGAAACGGTGCAGAACCTGATGATCCTGCGCTTTGCCAATGCGATGTTCGAGCCGCTGTGGAACAGCGCGCATATCGATCACGTTCAGATCACGGTAGGCGAGGAAGTCGGGGTCGAGGGCCGCTGGTCCTATTACGACGATGCCGGTGCGATGCGCGATATGGTGCAGAACCATATGTTGCAGCTTTTGTGCCTTGTTGCGATGGAGCCGCCCTATGTCCTTGATCAGGATGCGGTCCGCGATGAAAAGGTCAAGGTGCTGAAAGCGCTTCAGCCGATCAACGATAGCAATATCGACAGCTCCACCGTGCGCGGCCAGTACCGCAAGGGCGCTGTGGGTGGCAAGGAAGTGCCGGGCTACCTCGAAGAGGAAGGGGCCAATACCGACAGCACCACCGAAACCTTTGTTGCGATCCGGGCAGAGCTTGATAACTGGCGCTGGTCTGGTGTTCCGTTCTATCTGCGTACGGGCAAACGTTTGCCCAAGCGTCATTCGGAAATCGTCATCCAGTTCCGTGACGTCCCGCACCAGATTTTCCCGCTGGCAAAATCCATGACCAACTATCAGGCCAACAAGCTGGTCCTGCGCCTGCAGCCTGATGACGGTATCCATCTTGTGCTCAATAACAAGAACCCGGGGCCGGGTCTTGTGCGTCTGCGCCCGACGGCATTGAACCTGTCCTTTGCAGAGGCGTTCGGGGGACGAAGCCCGGATGCCTATGAGCGTCTTTTGCTGGATGCGATTGATGGCAACAACACCCTGTTTGTCCGCCGCGATGAACAGGATATTGCCTGGCAGTGGGTCGACGCCATTCAGGATGCGTGGCAGAACAATCATATCACGCCCAAGGGATATACCGCCGGAACGTGGGGCCCGTCTGCTGCCATCGCCCTGATCGAACGCGATGGCCGGACCTGGAACGAAGAAGCCGGGTTCTAG
- the pgl gene encoding 6-phosphogluconolactonase, with amino-acid sequence MTNERTFKSGDEMLAAMVKETIDRLEFAIATRGHASMAVAGGRFPKPLFQTLSQARLDWSKVIVTLGDDRWVGLDDDQSNEKLVRDNLFINEAQNARFVSLKTADNSPEDAVETVSARLRTEMHWPLDIVFLGMGDDGHTASLFPSSTPEALGNGLYPKHGELVAAARPTVSPVPRISMTLPAILNARYIAIHITGQSKWSTYETAKNGTEIEEMPVRAILQQNDVPVDLWWSAENPKG; translated from the coding sequence ATGACAAACGAACGCACATTCAAAAGCGGCGATGAAATGCTTGCGGCAATGGTCAAGGAAACCATTGATCGTCTGGAATTTGCTATCGCAACCCGCGGCCATGCCAGCATGGCTGTCGCCGGTGGACGCTTTCCCAAGCCGCTGTTTCAAACCCTTTCACAGGCGCGCCTTGACTGGTCAAAGGTGATTGTAACCCTTGGCGATGATCGCTGGGTCGGGCTTGATGATGATCAGTCCAATGAAAAACTGGTACGAGATAACCTGTTTATCAACGAAGCACAGAACGCCCGCTTTGTGTCGCTGAAAACAGCCGATAATAGCCCGGAAGACGCGGTGGAAACCGTCAGCGCGCGTTTGCGTACTGAAATGCACTGGCCGCTTGATATCGTATTTTTGGGGATGGGGGATGATGGTCATACCGCATCGCTTTTCCCGTCCTCAACCCCCGAAGCCCTGGGTAACGGGCTTTATCCCAAGCATGGCGAACTGGTTGCCGCTGCCCGCCCGACCGTATCCCCGGTCCCGCGCATCAGCATGACTTTGCCCGCCATCCTCAATGCCCGGTACATTGCCATCCACATTACCGGACAATCCAAATGGTCGACCTATGAAACCGCGAAAAACGGCACGGAAATCGAAGAGATGCCGGTTCGCGCAATCTTGCAACAGAACGATGTCCCCGTCGATCTGTGGTGGAGCGCCGAGAACCCGAAAGGCTGA
- a CDS encoding nickel/cobalt transporter, whose product MAAVLTALLLAISFSSNNPAAAQSSNLLGRGATDTPQNSPAPNPDADNAEDSLIALPDWLSDLIGQTVIIQTKLNREITATLREAKDGESFWPGLVIIALSFGYGVFHAAGPGHGKMITTTYFLSRDAGWKQGVAMGSLIATVQAVSAIVMVGGLTLILNLGPAAVTKNGLIMEAVSYALIATLGAVMALRILQGRDDCCDHHGPGEHHHAHDHSHDHDHSHHHTHHDAPATQSNWQMISTGVVAGLRPCTGSILVLLFTLANGMFLIGIGAAFAMALGVAITISLIGLAAIGIRTGTQHLFSVSETSSGIIRRTVGFTGAAIITLFGVMLLLASARQLGWL is encoded by the coding sequence ATGGCAGCAGTTCTAACGGCCTTGCTCCTGGCGATTTCGTTCTCGTCGAATAATCCGGCAGCCGCACAATCATCAAACCTTCTGGGTCGCGGGGCAACTGATACCCCCCAAAACAGTCCTGCGCCCAATCCGGATGCCGACAACGCCGAAGACAGCCTGATTGCCCTGCCCGACTGGCTTTCAGACCTTATTGGTCAAACGGTGATTATTCAGACCAAACTCAATCGTGAAATCACCGCCACGCTCCGCGAAGCCAAGGACGGTGAAAGCTTCTGGCCAGGCCTTGTCATTATTGCCCTGTCCTTTGGCTATGGCGTTTTTCACGCGGCGGGGCCCGGACATGGCAAGATGATCACCACCACCTATTTCCTGTCGCGCGATGCCGGATGGAAACAGGGTGTAGCAATGGGCAGCCTGATTGCCACCGTTCAGGCCGTTTCGGCCATCGTCATGGTCGGTGGACTGACCCTGATCCTTAATCTGGGTCCGGCAGCGGTCACTAAGAACGGCCTGATCATGGAGGCGGTTTCATACGCCCTGATTGCCACGTTGGGCGCAGTGATGGCGCTTCGCATCCTGCAAGGCCGTGATGATTGTTGTGATCACCACGGACCGGGCGAGCATCATCATGCACATGATCATAGTCACGACCATGACCACAGCCACCATCACACCCATCACGATGCCCCGGCAACTCAATCCAACTGGCAGATGATCTCAACCGGTGTTGTCGCAGGTTTGCGCCCCTGTACCGGGTCGATCCTTGTGCTGCTGTTTACCTTGGCCAATGGCATGTTTCTGATCGGGATTGGCGCTGCCTTTGCCATGGCGCTTGGGGTTGCGATCACCATCAGCCTGATCGGACTGGCAGCCATCGGCATTCGCACCGGCACACAGCATCTGTTCAGCGTTTCGGAAACGTCTTCCGGCATCATTCGCCGTACGGTCGGCTTTACCGGGGCTGCAATCATTACCCTGTTTGGTGTGATGCTGTTGCTGGCATCGGCAAGACAGCTTGGCTGGCTTTGA
- a CDS encoding bifunctional 4-hydroxy-2-oxoglutarate aldolase/2-dehydro-3-deoxy-phosphogluconate aldolase, whose translation MSLSSREILSKAPVVPVLVIEDANDAVPLAKALVAGGLPVLEITLRSAAAEESIKRIIAEVPDAITGAGTVINAKQMERMAEIGCAFAVSPGHTDGLLKAAKDTGCPLLPGAGTPSEIMNLIDHGYDTLKFFPAEQQGGVSMLKALSGPLPQVSFCPTGGVSLSNLADYLALPNIITVGGSWIAPKDAVKAGDWGKITKLAQEATDKVKALRG comes from the coding sequence ATGAGCCTTTCATCGCGTGAAATTCTGTCCAAGGCGCCGGTTGTTCCGGTTCTGGTGATCGAAGACGCAAATGACGCTGTGCCGCTGGCCAAGGCGCTTGTCGCCGGTGGTCTGCCGGTACTTGAAATCACCCTGCGGAGTGCCGCGGCCGAAGAAAGCATCAAACGCATCATCGCCGAAGTACCTGATGCGATTACCGGTGCGGGTACGGTGATCAATGCCAAACAGATGGAACGCATGGCTGAAATCGGCTGTGCCTTTGCGGTGTCGCCGGGCCATACCGATGGCTTGCTTAAGGCTGCCAAAGATACCGGCTGCCCGTTGCTTCCCGGCGCAGGAACCCCGTCCGAGATCATGAACCTGATTGATCATGGCTATGACACGCTGAAATTCTTCCCGGCGGAACAGCAGGGCGGGGTGTCGATGCTTAAAGCTCTTTCGGGCCCGTTGCCGCAGGTCAGTTTCTGCCCGACTGGTGGTGTGTCGCTTTCCAACCTTGCGGATTATCTGGCCCTGCCAAACATCATCACGGTGGGTGGATCGTGGATCGCGCCCAAGGATGCGGTCAAGGCAGGTGACTGGGGCAAGATCACCAAGCTTGCGCAGGAAGCCACCGACAAGGTCAAGGCGCTGCGCGGCTGA
- a CDS encoding DUF1007 family protein, which produces MSTHLSIALATLRKRTAMLLVACMTMLATAPSAFAHPHVWIDANAEFVFENDKITAIRVRWLFDDLFSMTMIDEFDKNHDTRFFDEENTAAHDNAFAALSEFSWLTHLRKNEELVSFASATDFVADITDDRRVSYDFKLMLETPLDPIKDAISLSVYDAEYYIDVAYTQIDPVLFAGAKNLSCHFEMSEDEKNRIYFDLVAPVRADVVCAAKVADGSSSNGLAPGDFVLVE; this is translated from the coding sequence ATGTCGACGCACTTGTCGATTGCCTTGGCGACGCTTCGTAAGCGCACCGCAATGCTTTTGGTTGCCTGCATGACGATGCTGGCAACCGCCCCTTCGGCATTTGCGCATCCACATGTCTGGATCGACGCGAATGCCGAATTCGTTTTTGAGAACGACAAGATTACTGCCATTCGCGTGCGCTGGCTGTTTGACGATCTGTTTAGCATGACCATGATCGACGAGTTCGACAAAAACCACGACACCCGGTTCTTTGACGAAGAAAACACCGCCGCACACGACAATGCCTTTGCAGCCCTTTCCGAGTTTTCCTGGCTGACACATCTGCGCAAGAACGAAGAACTGGTATCCTTTGCCAGTGCGACTGATTTTGTTGCCGATATCACCGATGACCGCCGGGTAAGCTATGACTTCAAGCTGATGCTCGAAACACCACTCGATCCGATCAAGGATGCCATCAGCCTGTCGGTCTATGATGCCGAATACTATATCGATGTCGCCTACACACAGATCGATCCCGTCCTGTTTGCGGGGGCCAAAAACCTGTCCTGCCATTTCGAGATGAGCGAAGATGAAAAGAACCGCATCTATTTTGACCTTGTCGCTCCGGTCCGTGCCGATGTTGTTTGCGCGGCCAAGGTGGCGGATGGCAGCAGTTCTAACGGCCTTGCTCCTGGCGATTTCGTTCTCGTCGAATAA
- the glk gene encoding glucokinase, whose amino-acid sequence MQLVGDIGGTNARFAWLDAAGDPHTPMTLPVRDYATIGDAMRDFMAKTDCTDLREFAVAVACPAMADTVKFTNNPWVFSKDALKAEFNLDRLVVVNDFTGLAMSVPYLGDEDLITLFDGPGRPGLPLAVVGAGTGLGVSGLLPHEGKWLPIQGEGGHVSLPAIDDLDYEIVKFLGQELDRVSAERVLSGMGLENLYRALAAIDGIDVEPKTAAEVVDGALKDGDALCLKVLDRFCMFLGGVAGDLVLTLGAFDGVFIGGGIGPRITDYMKKSALKDRMIAKGRFRDLMNDVPVRLMTAKYPALIGCAKILTA is encoded by the coding sequence ATGCAGCTGGTTGGTGATATTGGCGGGACCAATGCCCGCTTTGCCTGGCTGGATGCGGCGGGCGATCCCCATACACCCATGACATTGCCGGTGCGTGACTATGCCACCATCGGCGATGCCATGCGGGACTTCATGGCCAAAACCGATTGCACGGATTTGCGTGAATTCGCCGTTGCCGTGGCATGCCCGGCGATGGCTGATACGGTCAAGTTCACCAACAATCCGTGGGTGTTTTCCAAAGACGCCCTTAAGGCCGAGTTCAATCTGGATCGGCTTGTGGTGGTCAATGACTTTACCGGTCTTGCCATGTCGGTGCCTTATCTTGGTGACGAAGATCTGATCACGCTGTTTGATGGTCCGGGGCGTCCGGGGCTGCCATTGGCAGTTGTTGGGGCTGGCACCGGTCTTGGTGTGTCCGGGCTTTTGCCGCATGAAGGCAAATGGCTGCCGATCCAGGGCGAAGGCGGGCATGTGTCACTGCCCGCGATTGATGATCTTGATTACGAGATCGTCAAGTTTCTCGGCCAGGAACTTGATCGCGTATCGGCCGAGCGTGTGTTATCGGGCATGGGGCTTGAAAACCTCTATCGGGCGCTTGCCGCGATTGATGGGATTGATGTCGAACCCAAAACCGCGGCCGAGGTTGTCGATGGTGCGCTTAAAGACGGCGATGCCTTGTGTCTTAAGGTGTTGGATCGGTTTTGCATGTTCCTTGGCGGTGTCGCCGGGGATCTGGTTTTAACCCTCGGGGCCTTTGACGGGGTGTTTATCGGTGGCGGGATTGGTCCGCGCATTACCGATTACATGAAGAAAAGCGCGCTTAAGGACCGCATGATCGCCAAGGGGCGGTTCCGTGATTTGATGAATGATGTGCCGGTACGTCTGATGACGGCGAAATACCCGGCCCTGATCGGTTGCGCCAAGATTTTAACGGCGTAA
- a CDS encoding DUF7282 domain-containing protein produces MTFKAKATAKATGVITAMMLSAGFVFGGAGGANAMGPMVEAMDQDVSGGVVTASKIMAGENGWLVVHRTNSDMKPGPVVGYAPLKKGENMDVTAILQEPVKSGEMLMLMVHSEAGGMKTGVFEYTLGAKEDGPIKPDGKLVMKVVSAQ; encoded by the coding sequence ATGACCTTCAAAGCCAAAGCAACTGCAAAAGCAACCGGCGTGATCACGGCAATGATGCTGAGTGCCGGTTTTGTATTCGGCGGTGCCGGTGGGGCAAACGCAATGGGTCCGATGGTCGAAGCCATGGATCAGGATGTTTCGGGTGGCGTGGTGACCGCATCGAAAATCATGGCTGGTGAAAATGGCTGGCTGGTTGTCCATCGCACCAACAGCGATATGAAGCCGGGACCGGTCGTTGGCTATGCACCGCTTAAAAAGGGTGAAAACATGGACGTAACAGCCATCCTGCAGGAACCGGTCAAGTCCGGCGAAATGTTGATGCTGATGGTGCATTCCGAAGCCGGTGGCATGAAAACGGGCGTATTCGAATACACCTTGGGCGCCAAGGAAGACGGCCCGATCAAGCCGGACGGGAAACTGGTGATGAAAGTTGTCTCTGCCCAGTAA
- a CDS encoding anti-sigma factor, which produces MTDRDDIDMLAAEYVLGTLEPAQRQSVETRRSHEPELDRAISDWEARLSPLNTHYDAVAPSRDLFAGIRARIEGAAQATRQAASQHVPGVVEFAKLKRRLAVWRAGALGAAAIAASLIVVVLSGDLNSPVQNGQFVAVFHRDDTQPAFVMSVDLETREVTIRPVEATVPEGKTYQLWIVTEETGPKPKSLGLLENIANPTTKQLGGFDPAMLRNATFGISLEPEGGSPTGQPTGPAIHGRLISVAQ; this is translated from the coding sequence ATGACGGACCGGGATGATATTGACATGTTGGCGGCGGAATATGTGTTGGGGACTCTTGAGCCCGCGCAACGCCAATCCGTTGAGACACGTCGCAGCCATGAACCCGAACTTGATCGCGCGATTTCTGACTGGGAAGCGCGCCTGTCGCCGTTAAATACCCATTATGATGCGGTTGCCCCGTCGCGCGATCTGTTTGCCGGTATTCGTGCCCGGATCGAAGGTGCCGCACAGGCCACGCGCCAAGCCGCCAGCCAACACGTGCCGGGTGTGGTGGAATTCGCCAAACTCAAACGTCGGCTGGCTGTTTGGCGCGCTGGTGCGCTGGGGGCTGCGGCGATTGCGGCCAGTCTGATTGTGGTTGTGCTTTCAGGTGATCTGAATTCCCCGGTCCAGAACGGGCAGTTTGTTGCCGTCTTCCACCGGGATGACACCCAACCGGCCTTTGTCATGAGTGTTGATCTTGAAACCCGCGAAGTTACCATTCGCCCGGTCGAGGCGACCGTACCCGAAGGCAAGACCTATCAGCTTTGGATTGTGACCGAGGAAACCGGGCCAAAACCGAAATCGCTTGGCCTGCTTGAAAACATCGCCAATCCGACAACCAAACAGCTTGGCGGATTTGATCCCGCCATGTTGCGCAATGCGACGTTTGGCATCAGTCTGGAGCCCGAAGGCGGCTCTCCGACCGGTCAGCCGACCGGTCCTGCGATCCATGGGCGTCTGATTTCCGTCGCTCAGTGA
- a CDS encoding LysR family transcriptional regulator, translating to MNWNDLRYFLVLAEENSLSGAARRLRKEHTTVARRIEALESDLGTKLFDRLPRGWQLTSAGRNLVPVAERVEEEALTFERQAKGDEAAHGVVRISVPPVAGRVLFAPRLARLLKAHKGLEFEIIGAANIVNLARREADVAVRMITPREPGLITRKLVELGVGLYGGVGYKDRVPEMDWEFCGYEDTTYGASKREWVRTVLDRELPCRFRADDTETVRQFIAAGHGVGVLPRYFGDRDDELELIHADVEGRSRESVWMVVHPDMRRSPGVRLVMDALIKAANNIAEEYQV from the coding sequence ATGAATTGGAATGATTTACGCTACTTCCTTGTTCTTGCGGAAGAAAATAGCCTGTCCGGTGCAGCGCGACGTTTGCGTAAAGAACATACCACCGTTGCGAGGCGGATCGAGGCGCTCGAAAGTGATCTTGGTACAAAACTTTTTGACCGATTACCACGTGGCTGGCAGCTGACATCAGCGGGTCGAAACCTTGTTCCTGTGGCCGAACGAGTCGAAGAAGAAGCCCTGACATTCGAGCGACAGGCAAAGGGCGATGAAGCCGCCCACGGGGTTGTGCGCATTTCCGTGCCCCCGGTTGCCGGACGCGTATTGTTCGCACCGCGCCTTGCTCGATTGCTCAAGGCGCATAAGGGACTCGAATTCGAAATCATTGGCGCGGCCAATATCGTAAATCTGGCGCGACGCGAAGCCGATGTCGCGGTACGCATGATCACGCCGCGCGAACCGGGCCTGATTACCCGCAAACTGGTTGAGCTGGGTGTGGGGCTGTATGGCGGGGTTGGCTATAAGGACCGCGTGCCGGAAATGGATTGGGAATTCTGCGGTTATGAGGACACCACATATGGCGCATCCAAACGGGAATGGGTGCGCACGGTCCTTGACCGCGAATTGCCCTGTCGGTTCCGTGCTGATGATACCGAAACCGTCCGTCAGTTCATTGCCGCCGGCCATGGCGTTGGCGTTTTGCCGCGCTATTTTGGTGATCGCGATGATGAACTTGAATTGATCCACGCAGACGTCGAAGGCCGCAGCCGTGAAAGTGTGTGGATGGTGGTGCACCCGGATATGCGCCGTTCGCCCGGCGTGCGTCTTGTGATGGATGCCCTGATCAAGGCGGCCAACAATATCGCCGAGGAATATCAGGTCTGA
- a CDS encoding sigma-70 family RNA polymerase sigma factor, protein MTSTRDLENLLRQSIEGNTDAFEQLYNATSAKLFGIVLRILRNRAESEDALQDIYVRIWQKAGDFEPGRASIITWMATIARNRAIDIVRRQRPEADIEDADIETLISPGSAFDQMAVADEMRQLDHCLNDLEDDRQQIVKLAYIEGWSRAELAERFAQPVGTIKTWLHRSLRQLKECLGT, encoded by the coding sequence ATGACATCGACCCGGGATTTGGAAAACCTGCTGAGGCAGTCGATCGAAGGCAATACGGATGCCTTCGAACAGCTTTATAATGCAACATCAGCGAAACTTTTCGGTATCGTCCTGCGTATCTTGAGAAATCGCGCCGAGAGCGAGGACGCCCTTCAGGACATCTATGTGCGTATCTGGCAAAAGGCAGGGGATTTCGAACCCGGTCGTGCCTCTATCATCACATGGATGGCAACCATTGCCCGCAACCGGGCGATTGATATCGTCCGGCGGCAACGCCCGGAAGCCGATATCGAGGATGCAGATATTGAAACGCTGATATCGCCGGGCTCTGCATTTGACCAGATGGCGGTTGCAGACGAGATGCGTCAGCTTGACCATTGCCTGAACGATCTCGAAGACGACCGCCAGCAGATTGTAAAGCTGGCCTACATTGAAGGCTGGTCACGTGCCGAACTGGCAGAACGCTTTGCCCAACCGGTCGGAACGATCAAGACATGGCTGCATCGCAGCCTGAGACAATTAAAGGAATGCCTGGGAACATGA